One segment of Pirellulaceae bacterium DNA contains the following:
- a CDS encoding dockerin type I domain-containing protein, with translation MMQRRQRAKTAFQRQAALESLEERRLLSSVPYGAGAEDTAEYMLGDVLVSVVLLESDGTLDSSTENWTSQSIRETKERIVTGMEWWSDALDQQSSVHDLNFYFDFTFADQPIATRYEPISRPSNDFIFWINDFFAAAEVPSATGFDDRILDFNHRQRIEYGTDWAFTIFVVNAEQDSDSRFDASGSFPRAFAFAGGRFFVATSERPASTFAHEAAHMFWAMDEYAGGKSYDEHRGYYNSQNTNAYDGNPNPEGRVRSIMDSHLTAFSTHAISDSAMEMIGWKDSDQDGIFDVLDVPHHLEGQGEFISPENRFSFSGMTQVATLSNHNPDGNGNAITLNRISRVEVRFDQSTWETVGTYDAHQVDLDFDIPVPRAAQQIEIRSVDDSTGLTSNAWVDYFDHPLISWQNVELPTDVNGDSAISPLDALIVINELNQNGSRELLPAPAPSVIAFIDVNGDGFVSAIDALFVINQLNEASSVVGMEPTNQISASQNSGIGEGESPGRNAFAAGRQQNRGFPKPCREVVESFEPSSDYLRKAANIDLIFRDSFYTEQARENPGGRSRCLKNGNQSTSWDALHLDSKL, from the coding sequence ATGATGCAACGACGACAACGCGCTAAAACTGCCTTTCAACGCCAAGCTGCTCTCGAGTCACTTGAGGAGCGTCGCTTGCTATCTTCAGTACCCTACGGCGCAGGGGCCGAGGATACGGCAGAATATATGCTGGGGGATGTGCTGGTTTCCGTGGTTCTGCTGGAATCGGACGGTACGCTGGATTCGAGTACGGAGAATTGGACGAGTCAGTCAATTCGAGAAACTAAGGAACGAATTGTTACAGGCATGGAATGGTGGTCGGATGCGCTTGACCAACAGTCCTCGGTGCACGATCTGAATTTTTATTTTGATTTCACCTTTGCGGATCAGCCGATTGCGACGCGATACGAGCCGATTTCGCGACCATCCAACGATTTTATCTTCTGGATCAATGATTTTTTCGCCGCAGCTGAGGTACCCAGTGCGACTGGTTTTGACGATCGAATCCTGGACTTCAATCATCGGCAACGGATTGAGTACGGAACCGATTGGGCATTCACAATCTTCGTCGTGAATGCCGAACAGGATTCGGATAGTCGTTTCGATGCGAGCGGCTCATTTCCTCGTGCCTTCGCCTTCGCCGGTGGTCGATTCTTTGTTGCGACCTCTGAGCGACCAGCGAGTACGTTTGCTCATGAAGCGGCTCACATGTTTTGGGCGATGGATGAGTATGCGGGGGGAAAGTCCTATGATGAGCACCGTGGCTATTACAACTCACAGAATACGAACGCCTACGATGGCAACCCGAATCCGGAAGGGCGCGTTCGTAGCATTATGGATTCTCATCTTACTGCTTTTTCAACCCACGCTATCTCGGACTCTGCGATGGAGATGATTGGCTGGAAGGATTCGGATCAGGATGGGATTTTTGACGTGTTAGATGTGCCCCATCACTTGGAAGGTCAAGGGGAGTTCATTTCACCAGAAAACCGCTTTTCCTTCTCCGGGATGACGCAAGTCGCGACGCTTTCCAACCATAATCCGGACGGTAATGGAAATGCCATTACCCTGAATAGGATCAGTCGGGTTGAAGTTCGCTTTGATCAGTCAACCTGGGAAACGGTTGGAACGTATGATGCCCATCAGGTTGATCTGGATTTTGATATTCCCGTTCCCCGAGCCGCACAACAGATCGAGATTCGTTCCGTTGATGACTCGACAGGTTTGACTTCCAATGCTTGGGTAGATTATTTCGATCACCCCTTGATTTCGTGGCAAAACGTGGAATTGCCGACGGATGTGAATGGTGACTCGGCTATCTCGCCGCTAGATGCGTTGATCGTGATCAACGAACTAAACCAAAATGGCTCCCGTGAATTGCTGCCAGCGCCTGCCCCTTCAGTAATCGCTTTTATCGACGTGAACGGGGATGGTTTTGTTTCCGCGATTGATGCGTTGTTTGTGATCAATCAATTAAACGAGGCATCGTCGGTGGTTGGGATGGAGCCCACGAACCAAATATCAGCGAGTCAAAACTCGGGGATCGGAGAAGGTGAATCGCCAGGCAGAAATGCTTTTGCCGCCGGGCGGCAGCAAAACCGTGGTTTTCCAAAACCGTGTCGAGAAGTGGTCGAATCGTTTGAACCTTCCAGCGATTATTTGCGTAAAGCTGCCAATATCGACCTGATCTTTCGGGATTCCTTTTATACTGAACAGGCGAGGGAGAATCCGGGTGGCAGATCTCGATGTTTGAAAAACGGGAACCAAAGCACATCATGGGATGCGTTGCATCTCGATTCCAAGCTCTAA
- a CDS encoding Ig-like domain-containing protein yields MFGTKRRRSAKLQSRRLTAEALEAREMLTAVDLTDRDQLLLELINRARRDPLAEAARFEVDLNEGLNPDTINGDPKQPLAPSQILTDTARAHSLDMLDREFFAHVNPDGLGPADRAWALGYPGTAGENLAWYGTDAFLDRDGEIYERHKALFLSEDHRVNMLVGGYREVGLGIEFGFLSMGSRSSIMVTENFGNPGGQHFITGVAYDDSVEEDKFYTMGEGLGAVTVTAVRESDGMIFTAETGEAGGYGMQVPDGVYAVTATNLGDRDSITFKQIAIFDSNQKVDFNTNTPDDSALAGTIFHDLNGDGMQDVEEPYLPDLDVFVDVDGDGRLGPSEASVVTDTEGFFYFGDLRAGSYDVFVDLHPGWVVNFPEDGSHLLELNPSQLRLNINFAVQLINQIPIAQDDQYEVQSEQSTELDIFANDSDDGTLVIQDTRLLVQPQHGTVSLDVSLEKLFYRPTSGFSGSDFFEYAVIDDEGLISESARVDLDVQPSVGTEWQNPVNPMDVNGDSYVSSIDVLLILNDLNANSARQLPLPTDGESPPPFLDVSGDSFVTPIDALLVLNDLNRVAMEQNQAAEGEADEAVSLQLSMAPSSLAAAAIDIALEDDLKAKKRL; encoded by the coding sequence GTGTTTGGTACTAAAAGACGGAGATCGGCAAAACTGCAGAGTCGTCGCTTGACGGCGGAAGCTCTGGAAGCCCGTGAAATGCTGACCGCCGTCGATTTGACAGATCGAGACCAATTACTGTTAGAGTTGATCAATCGGGCACGGCGTGATCCGCTTGCTGAGGCGGCTCGTTTTGAAGTTGATTTGAACGAAGGTTTGAACCCTGACACGATCAATGGAGATCCGAAGCAGCCGCTCGCCCCGAGTCAAATTTTGACTGATACCGCTCGAGCCCACTCGTTAGACATGTTAGACCGGGAGTTTTTCGCTCACGTCAATCCGGATGGCCTCGGGCCGGCGGATCGGGCTTGGGCTCTCGGCTATCCCGGCACTGCAGGAGAAAATCTCGCTTGGTACGGGACGGATGCCTTCTTGGATCGTGACGGGGAAATCTACGAACGTCACAAAGCTTTGTTTCTCAGTGAAGATCATCGCGTCAACATGCTCGTCGGCGGTTACCGTGAAGTCGGTTTGGGAATTGAATTCGGATTCCTGTCGATGGGATCTCGAAGCTCGATTATGGTCACGGAGAATTTTGGGAATCCGGGCGGCCAGCATTTCATCACGGGTGTGGCCTACGATGACAGTGTTGAGGAAGACAAGTTCTACACGATGGGTGAGGGTTTGGGGGCGGTTACCGTGACCGCGGTACGCGAATCGGACGGGATGATATTTACGGCCGAAACGGGCGAAGCAGGTGGATACGGGATGCAAGTGCCCGATGGGGTTTACGCCGTGACGGCAACCAATCTCGGTGACAGAGACTCGATCACGTTTAAACAGATTGCGATCTTCGACTCCAATCAGAAAGTCGACTTCAATACCAACACGCCTGACGATTCAGCTCTAGCGGGTACGATTTTTCATGATTTAAATGGTGACGGAATGCAGGATGTTGAAGAGCCCTACTTGCCGGATCTCGATGTGTTTGTCGATGTGGATGGCGATGGTCGACTCGGTCCGAGTGAAGCATCGGTCGTCACCGACACAGAAGGGTTCTTCTATTTTGGCGACCTACGGGCCGGATCTTATGATGTGTTCGTTGATCTTCATCCGGGATGGGTTGTCAATTTTCCGGAAGACGGAAGTCATCTACTTGAACTGAATCCGTCACAACTTCGCTTGAATATCAATTTTGCCGTCCAACTGATCAATCAAATACCGATTGCTCAAGACGACCAGTATGAAGTTCAATCCGAGCAATCGACTGAGTTGGATATCTTTGCCAACGATAGTGATGATGGAACGCTTGTAATTCAAGATACTCGCTTGCTGGTTCAACCCCAACACGGAACGGTCAGTTTAGACGTTTCGTTGGAAAAACTGTTTTACCGACCGACTTCAGGCTTTTCCGGAAGTGACTTCTTCGAATATGCGGTCATCGATGATGAAGGCCTCATATCGGAGTCTGCCCGCGTTGATCTGGACGTGCAGCCGAGTGTCGGAACGGAGTGGCAGAATCCGGTGAATCCAATGGATGTGAACGGTGACTCGTACGTTTCTTCCATCGATGTGCTCTTGATCTTGAACGATTTGAACGCAAATTCTGCCCGTCAATTACCGTTGCCGACGGATGGTGAATCACCGCCTCCCTTTCTGGATGTGAGTGGCGACTCCTTCGTGACACCCATCGATGCCTTGTTAGTACTCAATGATCTTAATCGGGTCGCCATGGAGCAAAACCAGGCTGCGGAGGGTGAAGCCGATGAGGCGGTGTCCCTGCAGTTGTCGATGGCTCCATCATCCTTGGCAGCAGCAGCCATTGATATCGCCTTGGAAGACGATCTTAAAGCCAAGAAACGGCTTTGA
- a CDS encoding BBP7 family outer membrane beta-barrel protein, producing MKVKITLLLTSLVAITQLATELHSQQINSVGDFSAGQASVPPQPVPGPAHGQPVQLQTAAVPPPAMQYWQDSNRAPATQVSAPRDLSSIVTAPTSAPAAVSAPAAVSAPAAVSAPAVASAPAFRETSEPADKAAGQGCSGDAGCDSCDACDSCGTASCSCRCDGGLLTGFLNGGMAAKLRHGKLGGHLLGDLCNSYSGCFGISDSGCPRPSWIWADGEAMLLWTNGSGSVPALATTSPDGTPFDQAGVLGLNTTSVLFGGDLDDDADLGYRGMIGVWFDPQQTWGIAGRGLYFDHDTANFSAQSSGSPILARPFFDVDLNVQDALVVAYPGISSGSINIDGSTEIQGFELFLRKMLYYGYGNRIDFLGGFHTTRVNDSLRINDVIVVEDTGGVFPVGTEIETDDIFKTRNEFYGGELGLMAQGFDGRLTWNLISKVSLGATQETVSIKGQSTTTIPGGSTNTRPSGLLALPSNIGVYERDEFTIVPELSLNLAYSLTSRFQATVGYTFMYWSNAAMAAEAVDTSINPTQIDPPIVGPEAPVYTLTDESFWVQGLTFGLNARF from the coding sequence ATGAAGGTAAAAATCACACTCTTACTAACCAGCTTGGTGGCAATCACACAGCTTGCCACTGAGCTCCATTCCCAGCAGATTAATTCCGTTGGAGACTTTTCGGCAGGGCAGGCGTCCGTTCCGCCTCAGCCGGTGCCCGGGCCGGCTCACGGCCAGCCGGTGCAGCTCCAGACAGCAGCGGTTCCACCGCCAGCGATGCAGTATTGGCAAGACTCAAATAGGGCGCCAGCCACGCAGGTGTCTGCACCCCGCGACTTGAGCTCGATTGTGACGGCTCCCACATCCGCTCCGGCTGCCGTTTCCGCTCCGGCTGCCGTTTCGGCTCCGGCTGCCGTTTCGGCTCCGGCTGTGGCTTCGGCTCCGGCCTTTCGGGAGACTTCGGAACCGGCCGATAAAGCTGCGGGGCAGGGGTGCAGTGGTGATGCAGGATGCGACTCGTGTGATGCGTGTGATTCCTGCGGAACTGCTTCCTGTTCTTGTCGTTGTGACGGTGGTCTGTTGACAGGTTTTCTAAACGGTGGCATGGCCGCTAAGCTGCGTCACGGAAAGCTTGGGGGGCATCTTTTGGGTGACTTGTGCAACAGCTACTCGGGTTGTTTCGGGATTTCTGACAGCGGCTGTCCACGACCTTCATGGATTTGGGCAGACGGCGAGGCCATGTTGCTATGGACCAACGGATCTGGGAGTGTGCCTGCTTTGGCGACGACAAGCCCCGATGGAACGCCTTTCGATCAGGCTGGCGTTCTTGGTTTGAACACCACGAGTGTTCTCTTTGGGGGCGACTTGGATGACGACGCTGATTTGGGTTACCGCGGTATGATCGGTGTTTGGTTTGACCCGCAGCAAACTTGGGGCATTGCTGGACGCGGACTCTATTTCGATCACGATACGGCTAATTTCTCAGCCCAATCGAGCGGGTCGCCAATCTTGGCCCGACCCTTTTTCGATGTGGATTTAAATGTTCAAGATGCTCTAGTTGTAGCCTACCCGGGCATCAGCAGTGGGTCGATTAACATCGATGGTTCCACCGAGATTCAGGGTTTTGAGCTCTTCCTTCGTAAGATGCTCTATTACGGTTATGGAAATCGAATCGACTTCCTGGGTGGTTTTCATACGACTCGCGTCAATGACTCGTTGCGAATCAATGATGTGATCGTGGTTGAAGACACCGGCGGAGTGTTTCCTGTAGGAACAGAAATTGAAACTGATGATATTTTCAAAACTAGGAACGAATTCTACGGGGGTGAGCTTGGGCTCATGGCACAAGGCTTTGACGGCCGGTTGACCTGGAATCTTATTTCAAAGGTGAGTCTCGGAGCGACACAAGAAACCGTTTCGATCAAAGGCCAATCGACGACGACTATTCCTGGAGGTTCTACGAACACTCGACCCTCGGGGTTGTTGGCCTTGCCATCCAATATTGGTGTTTACGAGCGAGATGAATTTACCATCGTTCCTGAGTTGTCGCTGAATTTGGCCTATAGCCTGACCAGCCGATTTCAGGCAACGGTAGGTTATACATTCATGTACTGGTCGAATGCGGCGATGGCTGCCGAGGCAGTTGACACTAGCATCAACCCGACGCAGATTGATCCACCGATCGTCGGTCCCGAAGCTCCCGTCTATACATTGACGGATGAGAGTTTCTGGGTTCAAGGTTTGACATTTGGTCTCAATGCTCGCTTCTAA
- a CDS encoding metallophosphoesterase family protein, translating to MPSRIIAIGDIHGCAQALKRLLRELQPNQDDLVVPLGDYIDRGPDSKGVIDQLLVLESQTTLKPILGNHEEMMIGVVTGEMQPSLWTRYGGVETLDSYQFDGDLKVIPQAHVDFLSRCLDYVETDSHLFFHANYEADVKPAELGPMVLRWRSLEEAMPGPHKSGKVTVVGHTPDKYGEIMDVGYLKCLDTYCYGGQWLTAMDLLSGKIWQANDRGELR from the coding sequence ATGCCCTCGAGAATTATAGCTATCGGTGACATTCATGGTTGTGCACAAGCGCTTAAACGCCTCTTACGGGAGCTACAGCCAAATCAAGATGATCTTGTGGTCCCACTTGGAGACTACATTGATCGCGGTCCCGATAGCAAAGGAGTCATTGATCAACTGCTTGTCTTGGAAAGTCAGACGACGCTAAAACCGATTCTGGGTAACCACGAAGAGATGATGATCGGTGTCGTTACTGGTGAAATGCAGCCAAGCTTGTGGACACGATATGGGGGAGTCGAAACCTTGGATTCCTATCAATTTGATGGTGACCTAAAAGTGATTCCACAGGCACATGTCGACTTTCTTAGCCGTTGTCTTGATTACGTCGAAACCGATTCGCACCTTTTCTTTCATGCGAATTACGAAGCCGATGTCAAGCCTGCCGAATTGGGGCCAATGGTTTTGCGTTGGCGATCTTTGGAAGAGGCCATGCCCGGTCCGCACAAAAGTGGAAAGGTGACCGTCGTGGGTCACACGCCGGACAAATATGGCGAGATCATGGATGTGGGCTACCTCAAATGTCTCGATACCTATTGCTATGGTGGTCAATGGCTGACCGCCATGGATCTGCTCTCTGGAAAAATCTGGCAGGCAAACGATCGGGGCGAATTGCGGTAA
- a CDS encoding c-type cytochrome translates to MLCQATVWYFLPALVLLTSTRFATCQLNHPIIPAYERFASQQNGLSAGRLLLGELNCVACHQSSTIKGKPAPNLQSAAGRIAHEYLQQFIANPNRIKPGTTMPNLFHHQSPTKTAAEVEAIVHYLGSLTDVRPTQQTARIGSKARGKAIYETVGCLACHDDKQADSKPLPTSVPQGDLSAKYSLSSLANFLRTPHEARPAGRMPSFNLSQQQADDVASYLLPDVPEQAGIAFSEFRGRWKRIPDFSQMTPTSQGGTETFNARAAGGGDHFGLRFEAQLEIPRSGTYHFHLGSDDGSKLWVDKDLLIDNDGEHSMNWLSKTIDLDAGIHQITLDYIEIGGGEELELEIEGPGLKRRKAHELVRKEIGVLDQEKPLLPNPSLVSNGRLLFEKKGCVHCHPIGKSQTASTAPDLLALNAERGCLTEQPSVNAPLFAFSPQQRKSLNQAIRKRVGTQTLSAPEKLSSTLQTFNCVACHERDGLGGVEQARNSHFVSTQPEMGDEGRLPPTLDHIGEKLKPDWLTTVLTQGAKDRPSMKTRMPQFQAPEVQELGNLFATLDRVEGLPEIPLTRKESRQAGRKMVGNKGFSCIKCHTFGKYNATGIQAISMTTMNKRLQEDWFRRYVRNPQIYRRGTRMPSAWPAEGESLLPEILGGNSDRQIQAVWNYLADGDRARVPSGLVTNSMELVPTDEAIIYRNFIQGAGPRAIGVGFPEQVSLAFDAQGCRLALIWQGSFIDAKRHWTGRGQGFEPPAGGNLITLADGPEFALLASQDATWPSESELTFRGYRLSDENRPTFLYQLKNLSIQDTPNVMEDQQSVGLARTFTIKSDGSTPGIWHRAAVGQKIEAENDHQFVVDDTLQIKFPASTQPQIRNRQGKQELLLYIPLTDQDTTFTQTYSW, encoded by the coding sequence ATGCTATGCCAAGCAACCGTTTGGTATTTCCTTCCTGCTCTTGTGCTGCTCACTTCCACACGGTTCGCAACTTGCCAGCTGAATCATCCGATCATCCCCGCCTATGAGCGATTTGCCTCCCAACAAAACGGCTTGTCGGCTGGGCGTCTGCTACTCGGTGAACTCAACTGCGTGGCCTGTCACCAATCGTCGACGATTAAGGGAAAACCGGCCCCCAACCTGCAATCGGCTGCTGGTCGTATCGCCCATGAATACCTGCAGCAATTCATCGCGAATCCGAATCGAATTAAACCGGGTACGACGATGCCGAATCTATTTCATCATCAATCGCCAACAAAAACGGCCGCAGAAGTGGAAGCCATCGTGCATTACCTTGGCTCCCTGACCGATGTCCGCCCCACTCAACAAACGGCCAGAATTGGCTCAAAAGCAAGGGGCAAAGCGATTTATGAAACGGTTGGTTGTCTTGCCTGCCATGACGACAAGCAGGCCGACAGCAAGCCGCTGCCCACCTCGGTTCCACAGGGTGACTTGTCGGCAAAGTACAGCCTTTCGAGCCTGGCCAATTTCCTGCGAACCCCGCATGAGGCGCGCCCTGCTGGCCGCATGCCAAGCTTCAACCTGAGCCAACAGCAGGCCGATGACGTGGCAAGCTATCTGCTGCCGGACGTCCCTGAACAGGCAGGGATCGCGTTTTCGGAGTTCCGTGGTCGTTGGAAACGCATCCCAGACTTTAGTCAAATGACACCCACGAGCCAAGGCGGTACGGAAACCTTCAACGCGCGGGCCGCAGGCGGAGGAGATCATTTCGGCCTACGTTTCGAAGCACAGTTGGAGATTCCACGCAGCGGAACTTATCACTTTCACCTCGGCTCGGATGACGGATCCAAACTCTGGGTCGATAAAGATCTACTGATCGACAACGACGGTGAGCACAGCATGAATTGGCTGAGCAAAACCATTGATCTGGATGCGGGTATTCACCAAATCACTTTGGACTACATCGAAATTGGTGGAGGCGAGGAACTTGAACTCGAAATCGAAGGTCCCGGTTTAAAACGAAGGAAAGCTCACGAGCTGGTTCGGAAAGAAATTGGAGTGCTTGACCAAGAAAAACCACTCTTGCCCAATCCGTCTTTGGTCTCAAACGGTCGGCTGTTATTTGAGAAGAAAGGATGCGTTCACTGTCATCCGATTGGAAAATCGCAAACCGCCTCGACCGCGCCCGACCTCTTGGCCCTGAATGCGGAACGAGGCTGCCTGACAGAACAACCGAGCGTCAACGCACCTCTCTTTGCGTTCAGCCCTCAACAACGGAAGTCACTCAATCAAGCAATCCGGAAACGAGTCGGCACCCAAACATTGTCTGCTCCAGAGAAATTGAGTTCCACTCTTCAAACCTTCAATTGCGTCGCATGTCATGAGCGAGATGGCCTTGGCGGTGTCGAACAGGCCCGCAACTCTCACTTTGTGTCTACCCAACCGGAAATGGGTGACGAGGGGCGACTTCCGCCAACGCTCGATCACATTGGTGAGAAATTGAAACCAGACTGGCTAACGACGGTCTTGACCCAAGGGGCCAAAGATCGCCCCTCCATGAAAACTCGCATGCCGCAATTCCAAGCACCCGAAGTGCAAGAATTGGGAAATCTTTTTGCGACGTTAGATCGCGTCGAAGGACTGCCTGAAATTCCACTCACTCGGAAAGAGTCTCGGCAGGCGGGCCGGAAGATGGTTGGCAACAAGGGCTTCTCCTGCATTAAGTGTCATACCTTTGGGAAATACAACGCAACCGGCATCCAAGCGATCAGCATGACCACGATGAACAAACGGCTTCAGGAAGATTGGTTTCGCAGATACGTCCGCAATCCCCAGATTTATCGCCGGGGCACCCGCATGCCTTCCGCGTGGCCAGCCGAGGGCGAGAGCTTACTGCCAGAAATCTTGGGTGGAAACAGCGATCGTCAAATCCAAGCCGTCTGGAACTACCTCGCTGACGGCGACCGAGCGCGTGTCCCATCTGGCTTAGTCACTAACTCGATGGAGCTCGTTCCAACCGACGAAGCGATCATCTACCGCAACTTTATCCAAGGCGCCGGACCGCGTGCGATTGGAGTCGGATTTCCCGAGCAGGTCAGCTTGGCATTCGATGCCCAAGGCTGCCGTCTGGCCCTTATCTGGCAAGGCTCATTCATCGACGCCAAACGCCATTGGACGGGTCGCGGACAAGGCTTTGAACCGCCGGCAGGTGGAAATCTGATCACTTTGGCGGACGGCCCTGAATTTGCCCTCCTCGCCTCGCAAGATGCGACTTGGCCATCCGAGTCCGAACTCACATTTCGCGGCTATCGGCTCAGCGACGAGAACCGCCCCACCTTTTTGTACCAACTGAAGAACCTATCGATCCAAGACACTCCCAACGTCATGGAGGATCAACAATCGGTCGGCCTCGCCCGAACATTCACGATCAAATCCGACGGCTCAACCCCCGGAATCTGGCATCGGGCTGCGGTCGGACAAAAGATCGAAGCGGAAAATGATCATCAGTTCGTGGTCGACGATACTTTACAAATCAAGTTCCCAGCGAGTACCCAGCCGCAAATCCGCAACCGCCAGGGCAAGCAGGAATTGCTCTTGTACATTCCTCTCACTGATCAAGACACTACCTTTACTCAAACATACTCATGGTGA
- a CDS encoding amidohydrolase family protein: protein MTRIDAHQHFWELGRFDYDWLNDEALTPIRRSFLPNDLKPLIDEVGIDKTIFVQTQHNVAENHWVLNLAEQNEFIAGVVGWVDLASEQCEEQLLAFKDRKKFVGIRHVTHDESDVDFIIRADVIKGLKVLERHGVPFDLLFFTKHLKHATTLATACPELPMVIDHLAKPEIKHQRFDNWIDNFRAAARFPNVYCKLSGMVTEANWQSWTAEDLRPYVETAIECFGPERCMFGSDWPVCELAASYRQVHEALISTINSLTESEQAAILGKTAQHFYQLTS, encoded by the coding sequence ATGACAAGAATTGACGCGCATCAACATTTCTGGGAACTCGGTCGATTCGACTACGACTGGCTAAATGACGAAGCACTAACACCCATCCGCCGAAGCTTCCTGCCAAATGATCTAAAACCGTTGATCGACGAAGTTGGCATCGACAAAACGATTTTCGTACAAACCCAACACAACGTTGCAGAAAATCACTGGGTGTTGAACCTGGCTGAGCAAAATGAATTCATCGCCGGAGTCGTCGGCTGGGTTGATTTAGCGAGCGAGCAATGTGAGGAGCAGTTACTGGCGTTTAAGGATCGAAAAAAGTTCGTCGGTATTCGTCATGTCACTCACGACGAGTCCGACGTTGACTTTATCATTCGAGCAGATGTCATCAAGGGGCTGAAAGTCTTGGAACGACATGGAGTCCCCTTCGATCTATTGTTTTTCACCAAACACTTAAAGCACGCCACAACGTTAGCCACCGCTTGCCCCGAACTACCGATGGTGATTGATCACCTCGCAAAGCCAGAAATCAAACATCAGCGATTCGACAACTGGATCGATAATTTCCGAGCAGCCGCTCGTTTCCCGAACGTCTACTGCAAACTGTCTGGAATGGTCACAGAAGCCAACTGGCAATCGTGGACGGCTGAAGATCTGCGGCCGTATGTCGAAACGGCAATCGAATGTTTTGGTCCAGAACGTTGCATGTTCGGATCAGACTGGCCCGTCTGTGAGTTGGCAGCCAGCTATCGACAAGTTCATGAAGCGCTCATATCGACGATCAACTCGCTAACTGAAAGCGAACAGGCGGCCATCTTGGGAAAAACCGCACAACATTTCTATCAACTCACTTCTTAA
- a CDS encoding aldo/keto reductase, with translation MQFRSLGNTGIELSTLSFGASSLGQEFRQVDVSEALRSVHTALDLGMNFIDTSPFYGRGMSEVLLGLALRDIPRDSYYLGTKLGRYDVNHFDFSARRVIESVDISLHRMGVEHLDIILCHDLEFVEMSQIVEETLPALRRVQQQGKVRFIGVSGYPMKMFRYVLDHADLDVILSYNHYTLQNTMLADLVPFLKEKGVGIMNAAPFSARLLTNAALPPWHKATDQVRQICQSAAHHCRSQGIDIAQLALQFSLANPDMTTCVTGSANPQRVAQWVDWASQPLDQQLLAEVLEILRPIHNWFYIEGRPENNDEL, from the coding sequence ATGCAATTTCGAAGCCTTGGGAACACGGGAATCGAATTATCGACACTGAGCTTCGGCGCGTCGTCACTTGGCCAGGAATTCCGACAAGTCGATGTGTCGGAAGCCTTACGCTCTGTGCATACGGCTCTCGATCTGGGTATGAACTTTATCGACACGTCACCCTTTTACGGTCGTGGCATGTCCGAGGTTTTACTTGGGCTGGCACTACGTGACATCCCCCGCGACAGTTATTACCTGGGGACAAAGCTCGGCCGATACGATGTGAATCACTTTGATTTTTCCGCTCGTCGAGTCATCGAAAGCGTTGACATTAGCCTCCATCGCATGGGGGTCGAACATTTAGACATCATTCTCTGCCACGATCTTGAATTCGTGGAGATGTCGCAGATCGTCGAAGAAACTTTACCGGCCCTGCGACGCGTCCAACAACAAGGCAAGGTGCGTTTCATCGGCGTTTCGGGATATCCGATGAAAATGTTTCGCTATGTGCTCGATCACGCCGACTTAGATGTAATCCTTTCCTACAACCATTACACGCTTCAAAACACGATGTTGGCGGACTTGGTACCTTTTTTGAAAGAGAAGGGTGTAGGCATCATGAACGCGGCCCCATTTTCAGCTCGTCTTTTGACAAATGCTGCCTTACCACCTTGGCACAAGGCCACCGATCAGGTCCGTCAAATCTGCCAATCAGCAGCACACCACTGTAGATCACAGGGAATCGACATCGCTCAATTGGCGTTACAGTTCTCACTCGCGAATCCGGACATGACAACCTGCGTCACCGGTTCTGCCAACCCGCAAAGAGTGGCTCAGTGGGTCGATTGGGCCAGTCAACCGCTCGACCAACAGCTGTTGGCCGAAGTGCTGGAAATACTGCGCCCTATCCACAATTGGTTCTACATCGAAGGTCGTCCAGAAAACAATGACGAACTCTGA
- a CDS encoding RbsD/FucU family protein, which produces MLNHQLIHPKINEVLGRAGHHARILIADGNYPASTTLGPNAELVSLNLSPGIVTCTQVLRAILSAIPIDIANTMMYETSGPYALSEDPPVWAEYKAAIAEAGLRLELEPIEKWAFYDAVCTKDLVLTIQTADQQRFANLLLAVGVRMDS; this is translated from the coding sequence ATGTTAAATCATCAATTAATTCACCCTAAAATCAATGAAGTACTCGGGCGCGCAGGCCATCATGCGCGCATCTTGATCGCGGACGGCAACTACCCCGCCTCCACGACACTCGGTCCCAATGCCGAATTGGTGAGCTTGAATCTATCGCCTGGAATCGTCACCTGCACCCAGGTACTACGAGCAATTCTGAGCGCCATTCCAATTGATATCGCTAATACGATGATGTACGAAACGAGCGGACCCTATGCCTTGAGCGAGGATCCGCCCGTTTGGGCGGAATACAAAGCCGCGATCGCCGAAGCAGGCCTTCGTCTTGAATTAGAACCGATCGAAAAATGGGCATTCTATGATGCCGTTTGCACCAAAGATCTCGTTTTGACTATCCAAACAGCCGACCAACAACGGTTTGCCAACTTGCTACTTGCGGTCGGTGTCCGCATGGATTCCTGA